A window from Streptomyces subrutilus encodes these proteins:
- a CDS encoding DUF6777 domain-containing protein: MHAPTPPTPRQAPRRHATAGAALFAVLGLLAAGCGGSDAPPAAAGAESQEVHLQPVVAAGPDPFTASSATRESAPVQPPLPNPTGQGIRTVNAATPGLYGGTQRLGSCDVEQQVGFLTADDAKARAFAQASGIAQEKIPDFLRGLTPVVLRADTRVTSHGFRDGRGESFQSVLQAGTAVLVDGHGMPRVRCACGNPLLAPRAPKGSPVDKGEPWDGYQRNQVVVIEPTIQEIDNLVIVNIADNTWIERKTGDDGAQDRTPAVPPPFDPAEGIPDGPVTPSRPGDPCPSPVANGLARTAPPTPGGGAGVPQDVPAPGTTDCPPTGSTETAPKVPTPPDSPQQRPPSRPGEPSSQAPYDTPSEAPSDTAPEGTPSVPADPQTSPDPDGATPQPSDPYADPYAPSPDPNDPYADPYAVPDEPRTPADPGHSLESA; this comes from the coding sequence GTGCACGCACCGACACCTCCGACACCTCGTCAGGCGCCGCGTCGTCACGCAACCGCCGGCGCCGCCCTCTTCGCGGTCCTCGGCCTCCTCGCCGCCGGCTGCGGCGGCTCCGACGCGCCCCCGGCCGCCGCCGGCGCCGAGAGCCAGGAGGTCCACCTCCAGCCCGTCGTCGCCGCGGGCCCGGACCCCTTCACTGCCTCCTCCGCCACCCGCGAATCCGCCCCGGTGCAGCCCCCGCTGCCCAACCCGACCGGGCAGGGCATCCGTACCGTCAACGCGGCCACCCCCGGCCTGTACGGCGGCACCCAGCGCCTCGGCAGCTGCGACGTCGAACAGCAGGTCGGCTTCCTCACCGCCGACGACGCCAAGGCCCGCGCCTTCGCCCAGGCCTCCGGCATCGCACAGGAGAAGATCCCGGACTTCCTGCGCGGCCTCACCCCCGTCGTGCTGCGCGCCGACACCCGGGTCACCAGCCACGGCTTCCGCGACGGCCGCGGCGAGAGCTTCCAGTCCGTCCTCCAGGCCGGGACCGCCGTCCTGGTCGACGGGCACGGCATGCCCCGCGTCCGCTGCGCCTGCGGAAACCCGCTGCTGGCGCCGCGCGCCCCCAAGGGCTCACCGGTGGACAAGGGCGAGCCGTGGGACGGCTACCAGCGCAACCAGGTCGTCGTCATCGAGCCCACCATCCAGGAGATCGACAACCTGGTGATCGTCAACATCGCCGACAACACCTGGATCGAGCGGAAGACCGGCGACGACGGCGCCCAGGACCGCACTCCGGCCGTACCGCCGCCCTTCGACCCCGCCGAGGGCATCCCCGACGGGCCCGTGACGCCCAGTAGGCCCGGCGACCCCTGCCCGAGCCCCGTCGCGAACGGCCTCGCCCGCACCGCGCCCCCCACCCCCGGCGGCGGCGCCGGCGTCCCGCAGGACGTGCCCGCGCCCGGAACGACCGACTGCCCGCCGACCGGCAGCACCGAAACCGCCCCGAAGGTCCCCACCCCGCCGGACAGCCCGCAGCAGCGGCCGCCGTCCCGCCCGGGGGAGCCGTCCTCGCAGGCCCCGTACGACACGCCCTCCGAGGCCCCGTCCGACACGGCACCGGAGGGCACGCCGTCGGTGCCGGCCGACCCGCAGACGTCCCCGGACCCCGACGGCGCGACCCCGCAGCCGAGCGATCCGTACGCCGATCCGTACGCCCCGAGCCCCGACCCGAACGACCCGTACGCGGACCCGTACGCCGTGCCCGACGAGCCCCGTACGCCCGCGGACCCGGGCCACTCGCTGGAGAGCGCCTGA